A segment of the Aromatoleum aromaticum EbN1 genome:
AACTCCGAACTCGGGTCTACGACCAGCAGGTCGTTCTTGCTGTCGAAAGCCTGGCGGTAGGCCTCGAGGCTGCGGTAGAACGAGTAGAACTCCGGATTCCGGCCATACGCTTCGCCGTAGATGCCGGTCGCCTTGGCGTCGCCAGCACCTTTGGCCTGCTGCGCGTCGCGGTAGGCCTCGGCGATGATGACTTCGCGCTGACGATCCGCATCGGCACGTATCTTCTCCGCAATCGCACCACCTTCGGAGCGCAGCTCGTTGGCGACGCGCTTGCGCTCCGCCTCCATGCGGCGATAGACCGACTCCGACACTTCGAGCGGCAGATCGACCCGCTTGAGCCGCACATCGAGGATCTGGACGCCGATCTTGCGCGCGTCCTCGTCGGCACGCGTACGCATGTCTTCCATGATCTGGTCGCGTGCGCCGGACACCACGTCATGCACGGTGCGCCGGCCGAATTCCTCGCGCAGGCCCGAATTGACCGTCTGCAGCAGGCGGATGCGCGCGCGCGCCTCGTCCCCGGCCACCGAGACGTAATACAGCTTCGGGTCGATGATCCGCCACTTGACGAAATGGTCGACGAGGACGTTCTTCTTCTCCGCGGTGATGAAGCGCTCCGGCTCCGGCGTATCCATCGTCAGGATGCGGCGGTCGAAAAAGCGCACGTTCTGGATCATCGGCCACTTGAAGTTCAGGCCCGGCTTGTCGATGACTTCCTTGACCTCCCCGAGCTGGAATACGACGGCGAACTGACGCTGATCGACGGTAAATAGCGTCATTGACGCAAGGACGCCGATAAACAGCAGCGCGCCCGCAACGAGCGACATCTTGTCACGCATCAACGCTCTCCCCGCTCACGGTCACGCAACACATCGCGGCTGCGGGCATCGAAGGAACTGTCGGCCCGCGGGGTCGGGACGGGTGCGGCCGGGGGCGGAGGCGACGAAGTCACCGGCTCCTGCGCCTGCGCCGTTCCGACGCCCTGCAGCAGCTTGTCGAGCGGCATCAGGAGCAGATTCCCGTTGCCCTTCGCATCCACCATCACCTTGCTGGAATTCGACATCACGTGCTGCATCGTGTCCAGATACATCCGCTCGCGCGTCACCTCAGGTGCGCGCCGGTATTCCTCGAGCACCTGGGTGAAGCGACTCGCCTCGCCCTCGGCATTCGCGACTACCCGCTCCCGATAGGCGTTCGCCTCCTCGATAAGACGGGATGCCGTTCCGCGGGCGCGCGGTATCACGTCGTTCGCGTAGGCCTCGCCCTCGTTGCGCGCGCGCTCGCGATCCTGACCCGCTTTCACCGCATCGTCGAAGGCTGCCTGAACCTGCTCCGGCGGCTGCGCATTCTGCATCGTCACGCGACTCACCTGGATGCCCGTTTCGTAACGATCCAGAATTTTCTGGATCAGTTCGTGGGCGCTCGCCGCGATCTGCTCGCGTCCTTCATACAACACGAAGTCCATCTTGCTTCTGCCGACGATCTCGCGCATTGCCGATTCGGCGGCCTGGATCACCGACTCGTCCGGAAAGCGGTTGTTGAACAGGTAATTCTCCGGGCTGCTCAGCACGTACTGGACCGCGAACTGGATATTGATGATGTTTTCGTCATCGGTCAGCATCAGCGACTCGCGCAGCACCTTGTTGCGCTCGGTGCCGCGATAGCCGACCTCGACGGTCCGCACCCCGGTCAGATCGACGATCTCATTGCTCTCGATCGGATAAGGCAGGCGCCAGCGCAGGCCGGGATCGGTGGTCTGCACGAAGTTGCCGAAGCGCAGCACGACGCCGCGCTGGTTCGCGTCGACAATGTAGAAACCGCTCGCGAGCCAGACGATGAAAATCAGCGCCAGCAGCGCGCCGATTCCGCCGCCGAACTGGCGGAAAGAAATCTGCGGCATCTGCGGTCCGCCGCCGCCTCCACCGCTGCCGCCGTTGCGTCCGCCGCGCTTGCCACCGAACATGCTCGACAGCCGCTGGTTGAAATCACGCCAGATGTCTTCGAGATCCGGGGGACCCTGGTTCCCGCCGCGATTTCCGTCGCCGCGCTTGCCGTCGTCATTCCCCTGGTTGCCCCAGCGAGGGTCATTGAGTGACATTAGAACGCCTGTAATCACGTTTGAATAGGATCGATGTCGGTAAGATTCGGCGAAGATCCCGCAGGATCTTCCGGGGCAGCCGCAGCCGCACGTGCCGCTTCGGCCAGAGCATCGCGCAGCAGGCCCAGTCCTTCGCCTGTCCTGGCGCTCAAAAAAACGCGGTCGATCTTACCATATTCATCCCGGTTGGCCGCCGCTTCGGCCTGGGTGAGGTCGATCTTGTTCATCACCATGATCTGCGGCACGTCGCCCGCGCCGATCTCGACGAGCACGCGATTGACCGCATCGACTTGCGCTTCACGGTCCTCGCTGGCTGCATCGACGACGTGCAGCAACAGGTCGGCGCTGGCGGTTTCCTCGAGCGTGGAGTGAAAAGCCGCGACCAGGGAATGCGGAAGATCGCGGATGAAACCGACGGTATCCGAGAGCACGACATTCCCCCCCTCGCCGACATACAGACGGCGCGAGGTCGTGTCGAGCGTCGCGAACAGCTGGTCGGCCGCGTACGCACCGGCTTTCGTCAACGCGTTGAAGAGCGTCGATTTGCCGGCGTTCGTGTACCCGACGAGGGACACCGACAGCACGCCCCGCCCCAGCCGGCCGCGCCGACGCACGCGGCGCTGCTTCTCGATCCGGGCCAGCCGCTCTTTCAGCGTCCTGACCCGCATGCCGAGCAGGCGGCGGTCGGTTTCGAGCTGCGTCTCGCCCGGCCCGCGCAGGCCGATGCCGCCTTTCTGCCGCTCGAGGTGAGTCCAGCCGCGGACGAGCCGTGTCGACAGGTGGTCGAGCTGCGCGAGTTCGACCTGCAGCTTGCC
Coding sequences within it:
- the hflC gene encoding protease modulator HflC, with amino-acid sequence MRDKMSLVAGALLFIGVLASMTLFTVDQRQFAVVFQLGEVKEVIDKPGLNFKWPMIQNVRFFDRRILTMDTPEPERFITAEKKNVLVDHFVKWRIIDPKLYYVSVAGDEARARIRLLQTVNSGLREEFGRRTVHDVVSGARDQIMEDMRTRADEDARKIGVQILDVRLKRVDLPLEVSESVYRRMEAERKRVANELRSEGGAIAEKIRADADRQREVIIAEAYRDAQQAKGAGDAKATGIYGEAYGRNPEFYSFYRSLEAYRQAFDSKNDLLVVDPSSEFFRFMKDSDGGGKN
- the hflX gene encoding ribosome rescue GTPase HflX, producing MFERPASGERAVLVQLDLNQGALDERLSELRLLAVSAGASVEAVIGGRRAKPDPALFAGRGKVDEIAEALRVHDADLVIFNHALSPAQQRNLERSLECRVIDRTALILDIFAQRARSHEGKLQVELAQLDHLSTRLVRGWTHLERQKGGIGLRGPGETQLETDRRLLGMRVRTLKERLARIEKQRRVRRRGRLGRGVLSVSLVGYTNAGKSTLFNALTKAGAYAADQLFATLDTTSRRLYVGEGGNVVLSDTVGFIRDLPHSLVAAFHSTLEETASADLLLHVVDAASEDREAQVDAVNRVLVEIGAGDVPQIMVMNKIDLTQAEAAANRDEYGKIDRVFLSARTGEGLGLLRDALAEAARAAAAAPEDPAGSSPNLTDIDPIQT
- the hflK gene encoding FtsH protease activity modulator HflK, producing MSLNDPRWGNQGNDDGKRGDGNRGGNQGPPDLEDIWRDFNQRLSSMFGGKRGGRNGGSGGGGGGPQMPQISFRQFGGGIGALLALIFIVWLASGFYIVDANQRGVVLRFGNFVQTTDPGLRWRLPYPIESNEIVDLTGVRTVEVGYRGTERNKVLRESLMLTDDENIINIQFAVQYVLSSPENYLFNNRFPDESVIQAAESAMREIVGRSKMDFVLYEGREQIAASAHELIQKILDRYETGIQVSRVTMQNAQPPEQVQAAFDDAVKAGQDRERARNEGEAYANDVIPRARGTASRLIEEANAYRERVVANAEGEASRFTQVLEEYRRAPEVTRERMYLDTMQHVMSNSSKVMVDAKGNGNLLLMPLDKLLQGVGTAQAQEPVTSSPPPPAAPVPTPRADSSFDARSRDVLRDRERGER